Proteins from one Thermobifida alba genomic window:
- a CDS encoding acyl-CoA dehydrogenase family protein, producing the protein MAGTGLNFELTEEQELLRQTVREFVERECPKSAAREWEAAEEFPYELTRRIAEAGLNGIGIPEEYGGQGGDLIDQVIVCEELSRSLAGLAWAWGVTVWSGAKAVSTFGTDEQKRALLPSIAKGETRFAFALTEPGGGTDVLRAMRTRATRVDGGFVLNGTKIWSTMSNTADRIMVVARTSEADKPSRGLTAFLVRGGSPGLTARPIPKLGMRSVQSCEVAFEDVFVPDEDVIGEVDNGWTQILASLNSERIMVAAMCTGILQGVLEDAVEYAKQRHAFGKPIGAMQAIQHGIADIAMKLETARMHTYRAAWLERAGKPCGVEATMAKCLAAEYAVEAADFGIQLLGGYGYSMEYDMQRYWRDVRLLRIGPISNEMARNYIGESLGLPRSF; encoded by the coding sequence ATGGCTGGTACGGGGCTGAACTTCGAGCTCACCGAGGAGCAGGAGCTGCTCCGCCAGACCGTGCGCGAGTTCGTGGAGCGGGAGTGCCCCAAGTCCGCGGCCCGCGAGTGGGAGGCGGCGGAGGAGTTCCCCTACGAACTGACGCGGCGGATCGCCGAGGCCGGGCTCAACGGCATCGGCATCCCCGAGGAGTACGGCGGCCAGGGCGGTGACCTGATCGACCAGGTGATCGTCTGCGAGGAGCTGTCCCGTTCCCTGGCTGGGCTGGCCTGGGCCTGGGGCGTCACGGTGTGGTCGGGCGCCAAGGCGGTCAGCACCTTCGGCACGGACGAGCAGAAGAGGGCACTGCTGCCCTCGATCGCGAAGGGGGAGACGAGGTTCGCCTTCGCCCTGACCGAACCGGGCGGCGGCACCGACGTGCTGCGCGCCATGCGGACCCGGGCCACCCGGGTCGACGGCGGGTTCGTGCTGAACGGCACCAAGATCTGGTCGACCATGTCGAACACCGCCGACCGGATCATGGTGGTGGCCCGCACCTCCGAAGCGGACAAGCCGTCCCGCGGCCTGACGGCCTTCCTGGTCCGGGGCGGGTCCCCGGGGCTGACGGCCAGGCCCATCCCCAAGCTCGGCATGCGCTCGGTGCAGTCGTGCGAGGTGGCCTTCGAGGACGTGTTCGTCCCCGACGAGGACGTGATCGGCGAGGTGGACAACGGCTGGACACAGATCCTGGCCTCGCTCAACAGCGAGCGGATCATGGTGGCGGCGATGTGTACCGGCATCCTGCAGGGGGTGCTGGAGGACGCCGTGGAGTACGCCAAGCAGCGGCACGCCTTCGGGAAGCCGATCGGCGCGATGCAGGCGATCCAGCACGGTATCGCCGACATCGCGATGAAGCTGGAGACAGCGCGGATGCACACCTACCGCGCGGCCTGGCTGGAGCGCGCCGGGAAGCCGTGCGGCGTGGAGGCGACCATGGCCAAGTGCCTGGCCGCCGAGTACGCCGTGGAAGCGGCCGACTTCGGCATCCAGTTGCTGGGCGGCTACGGCTACTCGATGGAGTACGACATGCAGCGCTACTGGCGTGACGTGCGGCTGCTGCGCATCGGCCCGATCAGCAACGAGATGGCCCGCAACTACATCGGCGAGAGTCTCGGGCTGCCGCGCTCCTTCTAG
- a CDS encoding class I adenylate-forming enzyme family protein, whose protein sequence is MGQLLLRGARRWPDKEAVVFPDRRITYRELADRAWSIARSLRGLGIRPRQHVGILMTNHPDLVSSLFGIAMMGGVVVPINARYRTSELKFLVKDADLSAVITTDCGPRTDFAQLLRDGLPGLGEASDPARLDLPDFPELRAVVTLADGPQPGLVTGAEFRAMAERADADELARSCSGVALRDLMMILYTSGTTSEPRGAMLTHEAFIRIWMSTGRCFGMTEEDRFWDPLPLFHVAALGPLTFTLGHGGTFITDAWFDAERSLKQIEEERATLLYPTYPPIMQAMLTHPRFPETDLSSVKAYLNVAPPETLKQFQKFAPHAVQLTTYGATECGPASFNRVTDSEEQRLYGCGTVQPGVEIRVVGPDGTVLGPNEPGELHIRGYNTFSGYYGDPEKTAEAVLEDGWIRIGDYGTVNEHGQVMFLGRIKEMMKVGGENVAPAEIEAHIGTHPAVKLAQAIGVPDPRLVEVPVVYAELHDGREATEEELIEHCRGRIASFKVPRAVRFVKGDEWPMSTTKIQKFKLRERFLAEQAEQSASVGRTR, encoded by the coding sequence ATGGGGCAGCTGCTCCTGCGGGGCGCCCGGAGGTGGCCGGACAAGGAGGCCGTCGTCTTCCCCGACCGCCGCATCACCTACCGCGAGCTCGCCGACCGCGCCTGGAGCATCGCGCGCTCGCTGCGCGGACTGGGCATCCGCCCCCGGCAGCACGTCGGCATCCTCATGACCAACCACCCCGACCTCGTCTCCAGCCTCTTCGGGATCGCGATGATGGGCGGGGTCGTCGTCCCCATCAACGCCCGCTACCGCACGAGCGAACTGAAGTTCCTGGTCAAGGACGCCGATCTGAGCGCGGTCATCACCACCGACTGCGGACCCCGTACCGACTTCGCCCAGCTGCTCAGGGACGGCCTCCCCGGACTCGGCGAGGCCTCCGACCCGGCCCGCCTGGACCTCCCCGACTTCCCGGAGCTGCGGGCGGTGGTCACCCTGGCCGACGGGCCCCAGCCGGGGCTGGTCACCGGGGCCGAGTTCCGCGCCATGGCGGAACGGGCGGACGCCGACGAGCTGGCACGCTCCTGCTCCGGCGTGGCACTGCGGGACCTGATGATGATCCTCTACACCTCGGGGACCACCAGCGAGCCCCGGGGCGCGATGCTGACCCACGAGGCGTTCATCCGCATCTGGATGAGTACCGGGCGCTGCTTCGGGATGACGGAAGAGGACCGCTTCTGGGACCCGCTGCCCCTGTTCCACGTCGCCGCGCTGGGGCCGCTGACCTTCACCCTCGGCCACGGGGGGACCTTCATCACCGACGCCTGGTTCGACGCCGAGCGCTCCCTGAAGCAGATCGAGGAGGAGCGGGCCACCCTGCTGTACCCGACCTATCCGCCGATCATGCAGGCGATGCTCACCCACCCCCGCTTCCCCGAGACCGACCTCAGCTCGGTCAAGGCCTACCTCAACGTCGCCCCGCCCGAGACGCTCAAGCAGTTCCAGAAGTTCGCCCCGCACGCCGTGCAGCTGACCACCTACGGCGCGACCGAGTGCGGCCCGGCGAGCTTCAACCGGGTCACCGACAGCGAGGAACAGCGGCTCTACGGGTGCGGCACGGTCCAGCCCGGGGTGGAGATCCGCGTGGTCGGGCCCGACGGCACGGTGCTCGGCCCCAACGAGCCGGGAGAGCTGCACATCCGCGGCTACAACACCTTCTCCGGCTACTACGGGGACCCCGAGAAGACCGCCGAGGCGGTCCTGGAGGACGGGTGGATCCGCATCGGCGACTACGGGACCGTGAACGAGCACGGCCAGGTCATGTTCCTGGGGCGGATCAAGGAGATGATGAAGGTCGGCGGGGAGAACGTGGCCCCTGCCGAGATCGAGGCCCACATCGGCACCCACCCCGCGGTCAAGCTCGCCCAGGCCATCGGTGTGCCCGACCCCCGTCTGGTCGAGGTGCCGGTCGTCTACGCGGAGCTGCACGACGGCCGGGAGGCCACCGAGGAGGAGCTGATCGAGCACTGCCGGGGCAGGATCGCCTCCTTCAAGGTGCCGCGGGCAGTCCGCTTCGTCAAGGGCGACGAGTGGCCCATGTCCACCACGAAGATCCAGAAGTTCAAACTCCGTGAACGCTTCCTCGCGGAGCAGGCCGAGCAGTCCGCGTCAGTCGGGCGGACACGGTGA
- a CDS encoding LLM class flavin-dependent oxidoreductase, with protein sequence MRFGIILPIQSVGTPLDVLLDELRAEVAAADAAGFDAFFLPEFHSARGGGLVSPQLLGAALVEGTQRIRVGQAVLAGPLHHPVRVAEDLIMLSWLTKGRALLGLGVAHQVPDFALYGVPRESRFRRLVQMLDVVRAAWRSEPFDLHGYTGQVTPAPYGDRAPEIWMGTHGPRGLKLAGEQADVWLADPQRHVDVIAKLAERYRESARAAGRTPKVALFRDGWIGDSRADCEKTWLPSAMAVHRLYFNVGTYLREFEPWVDEVRDRSDFTPELVAPGRFLYGSGADIREEVKQWAEITGCEYIALRMRQPGGPGHEATLEAIARFGEEVIAPLSS encoded by the coding sequence ATGCGGTTTGGAATCATCCTGCCGATCCAGAGTGTCGGCACACCCCTCGACGTCCTCCTGGATGAACTGCGGGCGGAGGTGGCCGCGGCTGATGCCGCGGGGTTCGACGCCTTCTTCCTCCCCGAGTTCCACTCGGCGCGGGGCGGCGGACTGGTGTCCCCCCAGCTCCTCGGTGCCGCGCTGGTGGAGGGCACCCAGCGCATCCGGGTGGGTCAGGCCGTACTGGCCGGCCCGCTGCACCACCCGGTCCGGGTGGCCGAGGACCTGATCATGCTGAGCTGGCTCACCAAGGGACGCGCCCTCCTCGGTCTGGGGGTCGCCCACCAGGTCCCCGACTTCGCCCTCTACGGGGTGCCGCGGGAGAGCCGGTTCCGCAGACTCGTCCAGATGCTGGACGTGGTGCGTGCGGCGTGGCGCAGCGAACCCTTCGACCTGCACGGATACACCGGTCAAGTGACCCCCGCGCCCTACGGCGACCGCGCGCCGGAGATCTGGATGGGCACCCACGGTCCCCGCGGGCTGAAGCTCGCCGGTGAACAGGCCGACGTCTGGCTCGCCGACCCGCAGCGGCACGTCGACGTCATCGCCAAGCTGGCCGAGCGCTACCGGGAGAGCGCCCGGGCGGCGGGGCGCACCCCGAAGGTCGCCCTGTTCCGGGACGGCTGGATCGGGGACTCGCGCGCCGACTGCGAGAAGACCTGGCTGCCCAGCGCGATGGCGGTGCACCGGCTGTACTTCAACGTCGGCACCTACCTGCGCGAGTTCGAACCCTGGGTGGACGAGGTGCGCGACCGCAGCGACTTCACCCCCGAGCTCGTTGCTCCCGGGCGGTTCCTCTACGGCAGCGGCGCCGACATCCGCGAGGAAGTCAAGCAGTGGGCCGAGATCACCGGGTGCGAGTACATCGCGCTGCGGATGCGGCAGCCGGGCGGCCCCGGACACGAGGCCACGCTGGAGGCGATCGCCCGCTTCGGCGAAGAGGTGATCGCGCCGCTCTCTTCCTGA
- a CDS encoding DMT family transporter, translating to MYTAFLAVALLVGCLLAVQASMNLQLNKAVGTPYGASTIQLALATGLLALLALVVGSLGALGRLPEATGWHLLGGLASPFYITCSILLFPRLGAVASVGLFVTGQMFASLGLDLFGLLGVEREALDAGMVLGSVAVLAGIVVIIRAQRRAAVPAPDTAEPGFRLSRVGWITLGFLAGAVLPVQGAVNAGLREDLGEPLAVALVSFTVATLTIAVVLFVLRATNRTPRPRFAPLRGMPWWGWLGAACAAGYVTGTFLAIPVIGAAVTVALTVPGQQLTSAAVDHYGLLRMPRRPMNTPRITGLLLLLAGSLAIQLL from the coding sequence ATGTACACCGCCTTCCTCGCCGTGGCGCTGCTGGTCGGTTGTCTGCTGGCCGTTCAGGCCTCGATGAACCTCCAGCTCAACAAGGCTGTCGGCACGCCCTACGGGGCGTCGACGATCCAACTGGCGCTCGCAACTGGACTGCTCGCGCTCCTCGCCCTGGTCGTGGGGTCTCTGGGCGCGCTGGGACGCCTGCCCGAAGCCACGGGGTGGCACCTCCTCGGCGGTCTGGCCAGCCCCTTCTACATCACCTGCAGCATCCTGCTGTTTCCGCGTCTGGGCGCGGTGGCCTCCGTCGGACTGTTCGTCACGGGCCAGATGTTCGCCTCGCTCGGCCTCGACCTGTTCGGACTGCTGGGAGTGGAACGCGAGGCGCTCGACGCGGGTATGGTCCTCGGCTCCGTCGCGGTCCTGGCAGGCATCGTCGTCATCATCCGGGCCCAGCGGCGCGCCGCCGTACCCGCCCCGGACACGGCGGAGCCCGGTTTCCGGCTGAGCCGCGTCGGGTGGATCACGCTGGGCTTCCTGGCGGGCGCCGTGCTGCCGGTCCAGGGGGCGGTCAACGCCGGACTGCGGGAGGACCTCGGCGAGCCGCTCGCCGTCGCGCTCGTCAGTTTCACGGTGGCCACCCTCACCATCGCCGTCGTGCTGTTCGTGCTGCGTGCCACCAACCGCACCCCGCGCCCACGGTTCGCTCCGCTCCGAGGCATGCCGTGGTGGGGCTGGCTCGGCGCGGCATGCGCCGCCGGATACGTCACCGGCACCTTCCTGGCCATTCCGGTCATCGGGGCCGCCGTCACAGTCGCCCTCACCGTGCCCGGCCAGCAGCTCACCTCCGCCGCTGTCGACCACTACGGGCTGCTCCGGATGCCCCGACGCCCCATGAACACCCCGCGGATCACCGGTCTGCTCCTGCTGCTCGCCGGATCGCTGGCCATCCAACTGCTCTGA
- a CDS encoding TetR/AcrR family transcriptional regulator, with translation MNDGDESSHPNPLDLRSADGSSTGEPSTPPRRPRRRTRERADAAHNRERILAAAERLFATADPRTVTMGQLAEAAGVGRATLYRRFPTPADVAVALLDEHERRLQEAMLHGPPPLGPGAPPAERLAAFYTAAVDLLERHLPLALGAETGARRFATGAYGFWRAHVHTLLVAAGTPDPDVLVDVLLTPLDPELYRHQRHTVGLPRDRITRSLGWLARRALEGPG, from the coding sequence ATGAACGATGGCGACGAGTCGAGCCACCCGAACCCGCTGGACCTCCGGTCCGCCGACGGCTCTTCGACCGGCGAGCCGTCAACGCCTCCCCGCAGGCCCCGGCGTCGCACCAGAGAACGCGCCGACGCGGCGCACAACCGGGAACGGATCCTGGCCGCCGCCGAGCGCCTGTTCGCCACAGCCGATCCCCGCACGGTCACCATGGGACAGTTGGCCGAGGCCGCCGGCGTGGGCCGGGCCACCCTCTACCGCCGCTTCCCCACTCCTGCCGACGTCGCGGTGGCACTCCTGGACGAGCACGAACGCCGCCTCCAGGAGGCGATGCTGCACGGCCCTCCACCGCTCGGTCCCGGCGCTCCGCCCGCCGAACGGCTGGCCGCCTTCTACACCGCGGCCGTCGACCTGTTGGAACGCCACCTGCCGCTGGCTCTGGGCGCGGAGACCGGAGCGCGGCGGTTCGCCACCGGCGCCTACGGTTTCTGGCGTGCCCACGTGCACACCCTGCTCGTGGCGGCGGGGACGCCCGACCCCGACGTGCTCGTCGACGTGCTGCTCACCCCGCTCGACCCGGAGCTGTACCGCCACCAGCGCCACACCGTGGGCCTGCCGCGCGACCGGATCACCCGCTCCCTGGGCTGGCTGGCCCGCCGTGCCCTCGAAGGCCCCGGATGA
- a CDS encoding sulfatase-like hydrolase/transferase codes for MTGSAGGAERTFTSTGRGRPERPPNILFILADDLGWADLGCYGSTAIRTPNLDRLAARGVRFTHGYAGSPWCSSTRISLYTGRFPGRLQAGLEEPLTTHAPGNGIPADHPTLASLLTEAGYATAMFGKWHCGWLPWYSPLRSGFGTFFGNLDGAIDYFEHVNTIGEPDLYEGETPVEQAGYYTSLLSERAAAYIADHRDGPFYVQLNYTAPHWPWEGPEDRAVGREIRRRYRQDRENSPLMHLDGGSLAKYAELVEALDEGVGRVLAALEDAGAAEHTITLFTSDNGGERWSKNWPFVGEKGDLTEGGIRVPLILSWPAAVAGNQASDRPVITMDWTATLLAAAGTAPHPDWPLDGVDLLPWLVDGADFPDHDLFWRTSNQGALRRGRFKYLRDGRDRAVLGNWPRRFGDYHLLYDVTVDGRERADIAEHHPDVLAELRAAWERTAAGLLPVPPAHPGRPRPPEGGPVVSAPD; via the coding sequence ATGACCGGGAGCGCCGGAGGAGCGGAACGGACCTTCACGAGCACGGGACGGGGACGCCCCGAACGGCCCCCCAACATCCTGTTCATCCTCGCCGACGACCTGGGCTGGGCCGATCTGGGCTGCTACGGTTCGACGGCCATCCGCACCCCCAACCTCGACCGGCTCGCCGCCCGGGGAGTGCGCTTCACCCACGGCTACGCGGGATCGCCGTGGTGCTCCTCCACCCGGATCAGCCTGTACACCGGGCGTTTCCCCGGGCGGCTGCAGGCGGGACTGGAGGAGCCGCTCACCACCCACGCCCCGGGCAACGGCATCCCCGCCGACCACCCCACCCTGGCGTCGCTGCTCACCGAAGCCGGGTACGCCACCGCGATGTTCGGCAAGTGGCACTGCGGATGGCTGCCCTGGTACAGCCCGCTCCGCTCCGGCTTCGGCACCTTCTTCGGCAACCTCGACGGCGCCATCGACTACTTCGAGCACGTCAACACCATCGGCGAACCCGACCTGTACGAGGGGGAGACCCCGGTCGAGCAGGCGGGCTACTACACGTCGCTGCTGTCCGAACGCGCCGCCGCCTACATCGCCGACCACCGCGACGGCCCGTTCTACGTGCAGCTCAACTACACCGCGCCGCACTGGCCGTGGGAGGGCCCCGAGGACCGCGCGGTCGGGCGGGAGATCCGCCGCCGCTACCGGCAGGACCGCGAGAACTCGCCGCTGATGCACCTGGACGGCGGCTCCCTGGCCAAGTACGCCGAACTCGTCGAGGCCCTGGACGAGGGCGTCGGGCGGGTGCTGGCCGCACTGGAGGACGCCGGGGCCGCCGAGCACACCATCACCCTGTTCACCTCCGACAACGGCGGTGAGCGGTGGTCGAAGAACTGGCCGTTCGTGGGAGAGAAGGGCGACCTCACCGAGGGCGGCATCCGGGTGCCGCTGATCCTGTCCTGGCCCGCCGCGGTGGCCGGGAACCAGGCGAGCGACCGGCCCGTCATCACCATGGACTGGACGGCGACCCTGCTCGCCGCGGCCGGGACCGCCCCCCACCCCGACTGGCCGCTGGACGGGGTGGACCTGCTCCCCTGGCTGGTGGACGGGGCGGACTTCCCCGACCACGACCTGTTCTGGCGCACCTCCAACCAGGGGGCGCTGCGGCGGGGCCGGTTCAAGTACCTGCGCGACGGACGCGACCGCGCCGTGCTGGGCAACTGGCCGCGCCGTTTCGGCGACTACCACCTGCTGTACGACGTGACGGTGGACGGCCGGGAGCGGGCCGACATCGCCGAGCACCACCCCGACGTGCTCGCCGAACTGCGGGCGGCGTGGGAGCGCACCGCGGCCGGCCTGCTGCCCGTCCCGCCCGCCCATCCGGGCCGGCCGCGTCCTCCCGAAGGCGGCCCCGTCGTCAGCGCACCCGACTGA